Sequence from the Thermococcus sp. CX2 genome:
GCGGCGCGGTGCTCGTCGTTCATGACCGCGGCAAAGCGGACGAGATTCTCACCTGCCGGACCGATTGAGGCTATGCGAACTCTCTTGTCGCCGATTTCTTCCCTGAGTTTCTCTTCGGTCTCACTCACGAGCTTGCCCCAGAGATGGCTCGCATCCCTGATTTCAACCTGGTCATCGTTGATGTATATGTAGACCGGGTGATCAGCCTTGCCCTCGACTATTATAGCGTCCCAGCCAGCGAACTTCAGCTCGGCTCCGAAGAAGCCACCGGAGTTGGCCATGGCTATATAGCCGGTCAGCGGGCTCTTGGTTATAACCATATATCTGCCGCCAGTTGGGGCAGTGGTTCCGGTCAGGGGACCGGTGGCGTAAATTATTTTGTTTTCTGGGCTGAAGGGATCCACCGTGGGATCCATCTCCTTCAGAAGATAGTAGATACCAAATCCTCTGGTTCCAAGCCACTTCTGGGCAAACTTCTCGTCGAACTTCTCCTCACTTATTTTGCCCGTACTCAAATTCACCCTCAAAATCTTTCCCCAGTACGCAAACATGTTTCGACTCCCCCGGACAGTTGTCGAAGGCATTTTTGTACATTAGTACTAATAAATTTGACGAAAGCAAAAAGAGAAGCATGAAATAGGCAAGATAAGTACATTTGTTTAACATGGCCATAGTGATTAGCAAAATAGCTAGACCCTTTTCCGAACATTTAAGTTAGAAAAACACACTGCCAATTTCCAAAATATATGTAAATACATGTATTGAAAAATATATATTTGGAAAGTCACCAGAAGCCCTTCATGCCTTTCTCTGGTATCGGGCAGAGGGCTATGCGTCTTGACCAGAGGCAGTCGGCACAGCTTGGGATGTTGCCCCAGCAGTCAGACTGCGTATCCTGTACAAAGGAGCAGGACTCGTTGAGCGAGCAGTCGGTACAGCTTGGATAGAGGGAGTTCTTGACCACAAAACGGAACCAGGCGTAATCCCTGCTCGTCCATATGTCAGCTATGCTCCTCTCCCGGACGTTGCCGAAAGAGTAGGCGAGGACCATTTTCTCCCTGCCGAAGACTATCTCCGGGTATGTGTGCAGGAAACGATAGCAGGGAGCAACCTCTCCGTCCCAGCGTACGACGGCGACTTTCTTTTCCACGAACTCGCAGTGACGCTCGGTTTTCAGCGAGAATTCGGCCGTCTTGTGCAGGTAGCCATGGTATATGGCCTGGAGCTTGTTCACTATCGGCTTCATATCTACGCTGCCGTCATAGACTATCATATCAGCGTGCTCCTTGGTTATGGGAATGATGTTCGAGATGAGCAGTGTATCGATGCCCAAAGAGCCAACGTAGTGCGCTATCTCGGGGAGCTCTTTGTAGTTCTCCTTTGTCGCCACAACCTCAACGCCTATGTGGGGAACGTCGCTCCCAAGCTTTTTCTTGACCTCCTGTATCTTCTTTATCCTGGCGCCCGTGTAGTCTGGCTTTATGTGGCCGATGTCAACCGGCTGGGTTGGCACGGAGTCCACCGAGAAATATATCAAATCCACCCCAAGCTTTACAAGTTCCTCTATGCGCTTGTCCGTGAGTAGAAAGCCGTTGGTGCTTATACCAAGGGCGAAGCCGCGCCTCTTGACTTCCCTGACCATGTCCATGAAGCGGGGGTGAACGGTGGGCTCGCCTATGCCTCCAAAGTATATCATCTCGAGCTCTGGGAGTTCCTCGGCGTCATCGAGTATCTTGATGAAGAGATCCCAGTCCATGTCTCCTTCTCCGTCCTCCCAGTACTGCTTGAAGCACATCTCGCAGCGGAGGTTGCAGCGGTTGGTTATCTCGATGTATAGATATCTCAGATCCGGCTTCTTGGGGATTAAAACGAATGCACCATCAAGATCGAACTTATGAGCGTTGTTTTCCAACTTAAATCACCCGACTGCGAAGTACAGCCGAGAACTTTATAACCTTTAGTGGGCATTATTGGGTAATAGGAAAGTGAGTCATTCAGGGACACACGTTTGAGTGGACTCTCGTCAACGGACCTGCTTAGAAACGAGCATTTTCATTTCAGCACTCGGAGAACGCCACCAGCGGCAAACACCACAAGGACAGCACGTCAAAAACAGGTTCACCCAAAATTAGCGATTTAACAGGACATACGAGCCCCGATCAAACTTTGCAAGGCAAAGTTTGGCCTGTGCGAAGTTTGATCAAAGGTTAGTTACTGTAAAGCCAGATGGATTATTGGCAGGTATCCTCCCTTAAGCAAAGAGCTCTTTTGGAGGGTTTGACTCACAATCGTGCCCCAAGGGTACTTACAAGGTAAACCCCTCAAAGAAAGCCATCTCCCATGGAATTCAACATGAGAAATTATACTTGAAAGGGGATACCCACACAAAAACGAACACCTCCTAGAACAGCCCATCACTTTTCGCCAGTCTTTACTTGCATAAAGGCTGCTGGCGGGCCGGGCGGGATTTGAACCCGCGACCTTCGGCTCCGGAGGCCGACGCTCTGTCCTGGCTAAGCCACCGGCCCGCGCCCATAATTACTCGAGGAGTGGACTTAAAAACCTAATTCCAAAATACGCAGAACTAAAGAGTACATGGAGGTACTACAACGCACAAAAACTTTTTAGACCGAGCACCCTACATAGAGTAAGAGATTAGAAAGGT
This genomic interval carries:
- a CDS encoding tungsten cofactor oxidoreductase radical SAM maturase, with amino-acid sequence MENNAHKFDLDGAFVLIPKKPDLRYLYIEITNRCNLRCEMCFKQYWEDGEGDMDWDLFIKILDDAEELPELEMIYFGGIGEPTVHPRFMDMVREVKRRGFALGISTNGFLLTDKRIEELVKLGVDLIYFSVDSVPTQPVDIGHIKPDYTGARIKKIQEVKKKLGSDVPHIGVEVVATKENYKELPEIAHYVGSLGIDTLLISNIIPITKEHADMIVYDGSVDMKPIVNKLQAIYHGYLHKTAEFSLKTERHCEFVEKKVAVVRWDGEVAPCYRFLHTYPEIVFGREKMVLAYSFGNVRERSIADIWTSRDYAWFRFVVKNSLYPSCTDCSLNESCSFVQDTQSDCWGNIPSCADCLWSRRIALCPIPEKGMKGFW